One part of the Lysobacterales bacterium genome encodes these proteins:
- a CDS encoding flagellar motor protein MotA, with protein MERPMSQPIRVLAWILGVLILLVAVAVALATPLAAAFAATPVFNGVILAVFAVGLAANLTQVLRLQREVRWIEGFRRANPEHAPSGQPVLLAPMAKMLGKGVKPQSLSTASTRTILDSVYLRLEEQRDLSRYLIGLLIFLGLLGTFWGLLITIGSVSEIIAGLSAGTDAAQMFEQLKSRLQEPLGGMATSFSTSLFGLAGSLVLGLTDLLTARAANRFYNEVEEWLSGMTRLSAGGIGSGDGEASVPAYVQALLEQTADGLERMQRAMVEGERERRGAAEQMAELSTQLARLAETQVELRGALKALGQGNTLSEDLRSEFRLLGRTIAAASEARRSAP; from the coding sequence CTGGAACGCCCCATGAGCCAACCGATCCGCGTGCTCGCCTGGATCCTCGGAGTCCTGATCCTGCTGGTCGCTGTCGCGGTCGCCTTGGCCACGCCGCTGGCGGCCGCCTTTGCCGCCACGCCGGTGTTCAACGGCGTCATCCTCGCCGTGTTCGCGGTCGGCCTCGCGGCTAACCTGACCCAGGTGCTGCGCCTGCAGCGTGAAGTCCGCTGGATCGAAGGCTTCCGCCGCGCGAACCCTGAGCACGCCCCGAGCGGCCAGCCGGTGCTGCTGGCGCCGATGGCCAAGATGCTCGGCAAGGGCGTCAAGCCGCAGAGCCTGTCCACGGCCTCCACCCGCACGATCCTCGACAGCGTCTATCTGCGGCTCGAAGAGCAGCGCGATCTGTCGCGCTATCTGATCGGCCTGCTGATCTTCCTCGGCCTGCTCGGCACCTTCTGGGGTCTCTTGATCACCATCGGCTCGGTCAGCGAGATCATCGCCGGCCTGTCGGCGGGCACCGATGCCGCGCAGATGTTCGAGCAGCTGAAGTCCCGGCTGCAGGAGCCGCTGGGCGGCATGGCCACCAGCTTCTCGACTTCGCTGTTCGGGCTTGCCGGCTCGCTGGTGCTGGGACTCACCGACCTGCTCACCGCCCGCGCCGCCAACCGCTTTTACAACGAGGTGGAGGAGTGGCTGTCCGGCATGACCCGGCTGTCGGCGGGCGGCATCGGCAGTGGCGACGGTGAAGCCAGCGTACCGGCCTACGTGCAGGCCCTGCTGGAGCAGACCGCGGATGGGCTGGAGCGAATGCAGCGGGCGATGGTCGAGGGCGAACGCGAGCGCCGCGGTGCCGCTGAGCAGATGGCCGAACTCTCGACCCAGCTGGCCCGGCTCGCCGAAACCCAGGTCGAACTGCGCGGGGCGCTCAAGGCCTTGGGCCAGGGCAACACGCTCAGCGAGGATCTGCGCTCGGAGTTCCGCCTGCTCGGCCGCACGATCGCGGCCGCCAGCGAGGCGCGCCGGAGCGCGCCGTGA
- a CDS encoding response regulator, whose product MSSALPASHVSPAASAAQAHAHAWVERFGQLLMGQWQPSEVLGLHEQLDELVHEADLAGAGDVVEHAIALSAYLCSFAEEARHPDANQRLRLRRLCEDLAPEVHLDLLPTVVATSAQQPARTLLLVSQDLALGEALSRRLRDTGIDVQARPDVEAAIAQPIEAGLDAVLIDATELPEFARRARAFSHAYRSEDRRLALLVLTRSADPAERMFALRAGADEVIRHADGVEALATRVLEAVQPGQAKPFRVLIVDDDRSQILFCEAVLRSQNVQTRACMDPELAVDAVREFQPEVVLLDLYMPGIDGIEIASRIRALPGSELLSIVFLSGDHEQDVRFDVLAAGGDDFFTKPIQPRHLVTGVISRARRARALARRIAES is encoded by the coding sequence ATGTCCTCGGCCCTTCCCGCCTCCCATGTCAGCCCCGCGGCCTCCGCCGCCCAGGCGCATGCGCACGCCTGGGTCGAGCGTTTCGGTCAGCTGCTGATGGGTCAGTGGCAGCCCAGCGAAGTGCTGGGTCTGCATGAGCAGTTGGACGAGTTGGTGCACGAGGCCGATCTGGCCGGAGCTGGCGATGTGGTGGAGCACGCGATCGCGCTGTCCGCCTATCTCTGCTCGTTCGCGGAAGAGGCGCGTCATCCGGACGCGAACCAGCGCCTGCGTCTGCGTCGTCTCTGCGAGGACCTCGCGCCTGAGGTGCATCTGGACTTGCTGCCGACCGTGGTGGCGACCAGCGCTCAGCAGCCTGCCCGTACGCTCCTGCTGGTCAGCCAGGATCTTGCCCTCGGTGAGGCGCTGTCGCGCAGGCTGCGTGACACGGGTATCGATGTGCAGGCCCGTCCCGATGTCGAAGCGGCGATCGCCCAGCCGATCGAGGCGGGGCTCGATGCCGTGCTGATCGACGCCACCGAACTTCCCGAATTCGCCCGCCGCGCGCGCGCCTTCAGCCATGCCTACCGCAGCGAGGACCGCCGGCTTGCCCTGCTGGTGCTGACCCGCAGCGCCGACCCCGCGGAGCGCATGTTCGCCCTGCGGGCCGGTGCGGATGAAGTCATCCGCCACGCCGACGGCGTCGAGGCTCTGGCCACGCGCGTGCTGGAAGCCGTGCAGCCCGGCCAGGCCAAGCCCTTCCGGGTGTTGATCGTCGACGACGACCGCAGCCAGATTCTGTTCTGCGAGGCGGTGCTGCGCAGCCAGAACGTGCAGACCCGCGCCTGCATGGACCCCGAGCTGGCCGTCGATGCGGTGCGCGAGTTCCAGCCCGAGGTGGTGTTGCTCGACCTCTATATGCCGGGCATCGACGGTATCGAAATCGCCTCGCGCATTCGCGCCCTGCCAGGCAGCGAGCTGCTCTCGATCGTGTTCCTCTCCGGCGACCACGAGCAGGACGTGCGTTTCGATGTGCTCGCGGCGGGTGGCGATGACTTCTTCACCAAGCCCATCCAGCCGCGGCATCTGGTCACCGGTGTGATCAGCCGAGCCCGCCGCGCGCGCGCGCTGGCGCGGCGCATCGCCGAGAGCTGA